The proteins below come from a single uncultured Carboxylicivirga sp. genomic window:
- a CDS encoding HU family DNA-binding protein, translating to MNKSELVSAIASESGLSKTDSEKALQATTEAIKNALAKGESIQLIGFGTFSISERAARTGRNPQTGKEIQIAAKKVAKFKPGKALDEAIN from the coding sequence ATGAATAAATCAGAATTAGTAAGTGCAATTGCATCCGAAAGTGGATTATCTAAAACAGATTCAGAAAAAGCATTGCAAGCAACAACAGAAGCTATTAAAAATGCTTTAGCGAAAGGTGAAAGTATTCAATTGATCGGATTCGGAACTTTTTCTATAAGCGAACGTGCAGCTCGTACAGGTCGAAATCCTCAAACAGGAAAAGAGATTCAAATTGCAGCAAAGAAAGTTGCCAAATTTAAACCGGGCAAAGCTTTGGACGAAGCAATTAACTAA